A single window of Desulfovibrio sp. G11 DNA harbors:
- a CDS encoding Bbp16 family capsid cement protein, with protein MLLDSNLILMDSTPVLGAAVTGPAVALTSFLIPGRAEPIPICAKVAGEDFAGGTSITFKLTQSDTEAGTYTDVPGSTVTVALDDLTVGKAIGWRFLPRGASKPWLKMVVTPSGTFTAGKIFGAIVREDDLPYEAGMYIDKGVVQG; from the coding sequence ATGCTTCTTGATTCCAATCTCATTCTTATGGACAGCACCCCCGTTCTGGGCGCGGCGGTCACTGGTCCCGCCGTGGCGCTCACGTCGTTTCTCATTCCTGGCCGGGCCGAACCCATTCCCATTTGCGCCAAGGTGGCGGGCGAGGATTTTGCGGGCGGCACGTCCATCACATTCAAACTCACGCAGTCCGACACTGAAGCCGGAACCTATACCGACGTTCCCGGCTCCACAGTCACCGTGGCTCTGGACGACCTCACGGTGGGCAAAGCCATCGGCTGGCGCTTCCTGCCCCGTGGGGCAAGCAAGCCCTGGCTCAAAATGGTTGTCACCCCCTCCGGCACGTTCACCGCTGGCAAAATCTTCGGTGCCATCGTGCGCGAAGACGACCTGCCCTATGAGGCTGGCATGTATATCGACAAGGGCGTGGTGCAGGGCTAG
- a CDS encoding Bbp19 family protein yields MDFYEDAEHKAQRQREAALEAERCFCNAIISIASTPDGLLFLRWIIDKTQILTAYSSPPDHAHAAYNEGKRHIGAQLIALAKKAGVLPEILKEDTNGY; encoded by the coding sequence GTGGATTTTTATGAAGATGCCGAACACAAAGCCCAGCGCCAGCGCGAAGCAGCATTGGAGGCAGAACGGTGCTTTTGTAATGCAATCATCAGCATTGCGTCCACGCCTGACGGCCTGCTGTTTCTGCGCTGGATTATCGACAAAACTCAGATTCTCACGGCCTATTCCTCGCCCCCAGACCACGCGCACGCTGCATACAATGAAGGGAAGCGCCATATCGGCGCACAACTCATAGCCTTGGCCAAGAAGGCCGGGGTACTCCCCGAAATACTGAAGGAGGACACCAATGGATACTGA
- a CDS encoding glycosyl hydrolase family 28-related protein gives MTLDTAHSKEIYQGNGSTTEFPFFFKVWDAAQIAVTVTDAAGSSVDVTTQCSIALNDGGGSVGYLHAGAPLPVGATLAITRNMPFTQGVDLVSASRFDPQVIEDALDQATAERQQTLEMMRRAVILPATSSETPQDVVRAVYAARDRAENAASNVQNWLNEVGTEVGSHSYVTAKETVTARSLADRFADVVNVKDFGAIGDGVVDDTAAIQAALDVASGKCVYIPAGVYVISGEGCRVPSNCAVIGAGIGVTVLYNAIAPKLQTPYADTVFQSALYTDCGVENVEICDMSIHGPQYKKEPSWLLMSNGISIRGRYYQQRKNLPRDNENYNIYIHSISVVGYGYAGIDIDNATNAHVYDCDIDQCVAFGIRFLGCNDFRASRNKITNIYPGDIENNINRVYGITATRVYGNTTTDLLPDGTVNPEITSVYRRCENGTFSENTIINCITWKGLDTHGGKNIKFINNTITDCNMAIGVDMGGYEERQGFVRVEDILISGNSCYRYAPARDDEGYTTVYVPPERYATPGAAIHCSAKAGGAVDISGYNLKIVGNDLYGWGEKGRRCGAIDVVNYKNVVISGNTIRNSRGAAISSNGFLSNCIIENNIIRDVRLTDAAFTEPFAHAIGLGLEDIVTSNCIITNNVICNSLDTDLIGLAFSPLFGEGIRIGENQYIKTGIGAITRYSNPSYVPRCYVSGEMLAHGRIPSGAGIPDGGDMSTAETYGISSIKKVSVGVYDVILYDTVFSRQAAEINITPIGSGLGDMGFHAVSFAVDSNGNQYVRVSLRNNTGASVDRPVYIAVRALAL, from the coding sequence ATGACACTGGACACCGCGCACAGCAAAGAAATTTATCAGGGCAACGGCAGTACCACGGAGTTTCCGTTCTTTTTCAAGGTGTGGGATGCCGCACAGATTGCAGTCACCGTGACCGACGCGGCAGGCTCAAGCGTGGACGTTACGACGCAGTGCTCCATAGCACTCAATGACGGAGGGGGCAGTGTCGGCTATCTGCACGCGGGCGCTCCATTGCCCGTAGGCGCGACTCTGGCCATTACCCGCAACATGCCGTTTACGCAGGGCGTTGATCTCGTTTCCGCCTCGCGCTTTGACCCGCAGGTTATTGAAGACGCCTTGGACCAGGCCACGGCGGAGCGCCAGCAGACGCTGGAGATGATGCGCCGCGCCGTCATCCTGCCCGCCACCAGTTCCGAAACACCGCAGGATGTGGTGCGGGCTGTTTACGCCGCGCGTGACCGAGCCGAAAATGCCGCGAGTAATGTGCAGAACTGGCTCAACGAAGTTGGCACAGAAGTCGGAAGCCATAGCTATGTCACAGCTAAAGAAACAGTCACGGCCCGCAGTCTCGCAGATCGTTTTGCAGACGTTGTTAACGTCAAGGATTTTGGAGCGATAGGTGATGGCGTTGTAGATGATACAGCAGCCATCCAAGCGGCATTAGATGTTGCTAGTGGAAAATGCGTATACATCCCGGCAGGGGTATACGTTATCTCCGGCGAAGGGTGTCGCGTACCGTCTAACTGCGCCGTAATTGGAGCAGGCATAGGTGTAACGGTGCTTTATAACGCTATTGCTCCAAAGTTACAAACACCATACGCAGACACAGTATTTCAATCAGCGCTTTACACAGACTGCGGAGTTGAAAATGTAGAAATATGCGACATGAGCATACATGGTCCACAATATAAAAAGGAACCTAGTTGGCTGCTAATGTCAAACGGCATCAGTATTAGAGGCCGTTATTACCAGCAACGCAAAAACCTCCCGCGCGATAACGAGAACTACAATATTTACATCCATAGCATCAGCGTTGTTGGATACGGCTATGCTGGAATAGATATTGACAATGCAACGAATGCACATGTTTACGATTGCGACATAGACCAGTGCGTTGCATTTGGAATTAGATTTTTAGGATGCAACGACTTTCGAGCCAGTAGGAATAAAATAACAAACATTTATCCCGGCGACATAGAGAACAACATTAACAGAGTGTACGGCATAACAGCGACTAGAGTGTACGGCAACACTACGACAGATTTACTACCTGATGGTACAGTAAACCCAGAAATAACATCTGTTTACAGGCGTTGTGAGAACGGAACATTTTCAGAAAACACAATAATAAACTGTATCACGTGGAAAGGCCTCGACACGCATGGCGGCAAGAATATCAAGTTTATCAACAATACAATAACTGACTGCAATATGGCTATAGGCGTGGATATGGGCGGCTATGAAGAACGTCAAGGGTTTGTACGTGTAGAAGACATTTTGATATCTGGAAACTCTTGCTACAGATATGCTCCGGCTAGAGATGATGAAGGGTACACAACGGTATACGTGCCGCCTGAACGATATGCTACTCCTGGGGCCGCTATACACTGCTCTGCAAAAGCTGGGGGAGCAGTAGATATAAGTGGCTACAATTTAAAAATAGTCGGTAATGATTTGTACGGATGGGGTGAAAAAGGTCGCAGATGTGGGGCAATAGATGTTGTTAACTATAAAAATGTTGTAATATCCGGGAACACAATCCGCAATAGTCGTGGTGCGGCTATTTCTAGTAACGGGTTTTTGTCTAATTGTATAATAGAAAACAATATAATTAGAGACGTGCGCCTAACCGATGCAGCTTTTACAGAACCATTCGCTCATGCTATAGGGTTGGGGCTAGAAGACATTGTAACTAGCAACTGTATAATTACAAATAATGTTATATGTAACAGTCTAGATACAGACTTGATTGGATTAGCTTTTAGCCCGCTTTTTGGAGAAGGAATACGTATCGGTGAAAATCAGTATATAAAAACTGGCATAGGAGCTATTACACGATATTCAAATCCATCGTATGTCCCACGTTGCTATGTGAGCGGCGAAATGCTGGCACATGGCAGGATTCCATCAGGTGCTGGAATCCCCGATGGTGGTGATATGTCTACCGCAGAAACATATGGCATATCATCAATAAAAAAAGTCAGTGTTGGGGTGTACGATGTAATACTCTATGACACGGTATTTAGCAGACAAGCTGCTGAAATAAACATCACTCCAATCGGTTCTGGACTCGGAGACATGGGATTCCATGCCGTTTCGTTTGCTGTTGACTCTAATGGCAACCAGTATGTGCGAGTATCCCTCAGAAATAACACAGGTGCTTCAGTAGACAGGCCTGTGTACATCGCCGTTCGTGCATTGGCATTGTAG
- a CDS encoding major capsid protein, which translates to MSYNKGIVATLAELEDFYKGQKAGDIIELMNQTNDIITDIPFMESNHSDGHLTRIRTGLPEVYWRRLYQGTPPSKAQFSQVKEICGMLEALMELDVAEVALYGDRAKTFRLSEGKAFAEAMRQKVARTLFYGDSNVNPDEFNGLAMRYPSKTSPNVIDAGGTGSKCTSMYLTCWGANTAHGLYPKGSTGGLSNEDLGKYMTQDSDGKKFQVVGDMYNWKCGLTVRDWRAVVRIANIPTDKLTLTKGETGFVDLHRLSIMAKNKMPENMRNQAIWYCNADVLTALELQATDAGNVTLAYRTEDSPKGGPLFKSTQITNLHGRPIRQCDVISSTEKAI; encoded by the coding sequence ATGAGCTACAACAAAGGCATTGTCGCCACCCTCGCTGAGCTTGAAGACTTCTACAAGGGCCAGAAGGCTGGCGACATCATCGAACTGATGAACCAGACCAACGACATCATCACGGATATTCCGTTCATGGAGTCCAACCACTCGGACGGGCACCTCACCCGAATCCGCACGGGTCTGCCCGAAGTCTATTGGCGCAGGCTCTACCAGGGCACGCCGCCTTCCAAAGCGCAGTTCAGCCAGGTCAAAGAAATCTGCGGCATGCTTGAAGCCCTTATGGAACTGGACGTTGCCGAAGTGGCGCTTTACGGCGACCGCGCCAAAACCTTCCGACTCTCCGAAGGCAAGGCCTTTGCCGAAGCCATGCGCCAAAAGGTGGCCCGCACCCTCTTCTATGGTGATAGCAACGTGAACCCTGATGAGTTCAACGGCTTGGCCATGCGCTACCCCTCTAAAACCAGCCCCAACGTCATTGACGCAGGTGGCACTGGCAGCAAGTGCACGTCTATGTATCTGACCTGCTGGGGTGCCAACACTGCACACGGTCTTTACCCCAAGGGCAGTACGGGTGGTCTTTCCAACGAAGACCTCGGCAAATACATGACGCAAGACTCTGATGGCAAAAAGTTCCAGGTGGTGGGCGACATGTATAACTGGAAATGCGGCCTCACCGTGCGCGACTGGCGCGCCGTGGTGCGCATTGCCAACATCCCCACCGATAAGCTCACCCTGACCAAGGGGGAAACCGGCTTTGTGGACCTGCACCGCCTTTCCATCATGGCCAAGAACAAAATGCCGGAAAACATGCGCAACCAGGCCATCTGGTACTGCAACGCCGATGTTCTTACTGCCCTTGAGCTTCAGGCGACTGATGCTGGCAACGTCACTCTTGCGTATCGCACGGAAGATTCCCCCAAGGGAGGCCCCTTGTTCAAGTCCACGCAGATCACCAACCTGCACGGCCGTCCTATCCGGCAGTGCGACGTGATCTCTTCCACCGAAAAGGCCATCTAA